Below is a window of Humulus lupulus chromosome 2, drHumLupu1.1, whole genome shotgun sequence DNA.
attgaggatcccaagcctataaatagagggttgatgggatcgtaaaatgacttttggcaatttgataattggtctgagttctagagagagaaagtgcgttttcgagagaaccctttttgtattcttgaatatttacactgaagaaacttagttgacactggttcatctgatcttgagtgtgaatatagtaataaaatctctaagtggattaggctattaccgactgatcggggctgaaccactataaaatctcttgtgttatttactttcattgattaaaCTGTTTGTTGTCatttatattctcttgaaggcttgtcgttattgacgttctcacgtcgttgactaaaaacacagtcaacagtaATATTTACGTGTATGTTGATTttccttgtaatgcaacaaagtttatgggtttttcttcttcatatatttctttcatcttaaatatcttgtattttagattgttagaacatatttacactttgttatccattagtgcataaacataatattctttgtgtaagatgtgtcattaaattgtacacatccatgcttagaacaaaaatattatattttgccttataaataatgttcattgatttatttgttatttcattagattgatttacactaaatgctttgatattataattttgaaaagtgaagaaaaatcctatctttttataagtaaattgtgcttaaaattataaatctttttggaaaatgataatttgaattattttaactatcactaaaacttgggaatcaatatactaataaatattattaaacttacattttgtggatcctattatcttaataatcttttttgttaacacttattttcaaatcattattgctttatttttattctcttaaatagctttatttttcaatcttttattttatgttcataacattaaaactcatcaatctttggagctaggttagaatttactacttttgatttaaaatagttttatcttttcgattttagacaactcttttgggttcgacatccttgtttacacgatcactattctatatgaacgattcgtgcacttgcaatttataaatttttaaatatacccgttttgggtccatcaccaaTATGAGGAGGAACTGCTAATGTTTGCATCTGAGAAGGAAGAGCATTACCATTCTGCTGAGGCATTACCGGTTGGTTGGGCGGCAGGGGACGCCTAACTAAACCAAGCAAGCGGCTCTCCAATGTTTCCAGGTTCATATATTCTTCCTAAAATGAGAATTGCAAAATCaagacattaaaaaaaataactaattgaaATTTGAACGAACTATGAAAGCAAGAGAAACACTCAAGGGCAGCATAGATATTACTAAAAAGTAATATGCATACACAAAACATAACAAATATCAACTTTTGACAAGTAGACTAACCTTTGAAGAAGCCATTCTAAATACACCCACCTCTAGGCGCTTAACGATATCTTTAACCTTCTTTTTCTGTGGTTCATTTATTGGCTGTTGATACCGCTGCAAATGCCGCTGCGATAGGGTATCATAACTGGATAGAGAAAAGTCATTAGACGATTGGGCCCAAAATTAATAACCTAATATGAGCTATACACTATCACAATCAAACTAATTTCCACAAATATCTTAATACATAATATGCATTTTAGTCCATTAATAAGTATTTTTCTTCCATCGGCatggataattaattaatttacgaCACTTTG
It encodes the following:
- the LOC133819987 gene encoding histone acetyltransferase HAC12 isoform X1, with the protein product MRYFGSWGKRGQRIKKMNVEAHMSGQISGQVPNQPVMPQQNGNALPSQMQTLAAPPRTGKWNTMDPELFRARMYMREKIYDTLSQRHLQRYQQPINEPQKKKVKDIVKRLEVGVFRMASSKEEYMNLETLESRLLGLVRRPLPPNQPVMPQQNGNALPSQMQTLAVPPHIGDGPKTGLVTHII